One segment of Thunnus thynnus chromosome 19, fThuThy2.1, whole genome shotgun sequence DNA contains the following:
- the LOC137170968 gene encoding phospholipid-transporting ATPase ID-like isoform X2: MRMRYENRHKSDNQVNNRRVDVLIDGELKSEKWMNVQVGDIIKLENNQFVTADLLLLSSSEPLNLVYVETAELDGETNLKVKQALTVTGELGDSIDALAGFNGEVRCEPPNNRLDKYKGTLSLNGQTYALDNDKVLLRGCTLRNTDWCFGLVVFGGPDTKLMQNSGKTTFKRTSIDHLMNVLVLCIFGFLALMCSVLAIGNAIWEVREGSLFTAFLPREQGVDAALSAFLSFWSYVIILNTVVPISLYVSVEIIRLGNSFYIDWDRKMYYPKNDTPAQARTTTLNEELGQIKYIFSDKTGTLTQNIMTFNKCSINGKAYGELFDFSGQRMEITEKTQKVDFTWNQLADPKFIFHDHSLVETVREGNLAAQDFFRLLALCHTVMPEEKKEGELYYQAQSPDEGALVTAARNFGFVFRSRTPETITVVEMGKQVTYELLAVLDFNNVRKRMSVIVRNPEGKMTLYCKGADTIIYERLHPSCNKLMEFTTGHLNEYAGDGLRTLVLAYKDLDESYMEEWKQRHHDASTAMDDREQRLDELYEEIEKDLMLLGATAVEDKLQDGVPQTIEQLAKADIKIWVLTGDKQETAENIGYSCNMLREEMKEVFIVAANTAEGVKEELQNARRKMCPEGAEEPIVSKARAGLFWLEKTETVQDEKVDGEYGLVINGHSLAFALEKGLQLELLRTACMCQTVICCRVTPLQKAQVVQLVKKYKQAVTLAIGDGANDVSMIKAAHIGVGISGQEGMQAVLSSDYSFAQFRYLQRLLLVHGRWSYLRMCKFLRYFFYKNFTFTFVHFWYAFFCGFSAQTVYDEWFITLYNLVYTALPVLGMSLFDQDVNDRWSFQYPQLYSPGPLNLYFNKKAFVRCMMHSCYSSLVLFFIPWAAMRDTVRDDGKDVADYQSFALLAQTCLLVVMNIQLCLDTHYWTAVNQFFVWGSLAAYFAITFTMYSNGMFFIFTSSFPFIGTARNSLSQPNVWLTMFLTSLLCILPVVAFRFVLIQLWPTINDKVRHKLRKEALPAPTRRIPTKRISTRRSGYAFSHSQGYGDLVTSGRFLMKRPPKTRSVLFSQTDSPLDHNQPQHYHTITEEPQEPRRH, translated from the exons ATGAGAATGAGATATGAG AACAGACACAAAAGCGACAATCAAGTGAATAACCGGAGAGTGGATGTCCTCATCGATGGAGA actgaaaagtgaaaaatggaTGAATGTTCAGGTTGGAGACATAATCAAACTGGAGAATAATCAGTTTGTCACA GCAGATCTTCTGTTGCTGTCAAGCAGTGAGCCTCTCAATCTGGTCTACGTAGAAACTGCTGAATTAGATGG TGAAACCAATCTGAAGGTGAAACAGGCTCTGACTGTAACTGGAGAGTTGGGAGACAGCATTGATGCACTGGCTGGCTTCAATG gtgaAGTGCGATGTGAGCCTCCCAACAACCGTCTGGACAAGTACAAAGGGACCCTATCTCTGAACGGACAGACGTATGCTTTGGACAACGACAAGGTGCTGCTGCGAGGATGTACTCTGAGGAACACAGACTGGTGCTTCGGTCTGGTTGTGTTTGGAG GTCCTGACACCAAGCTGATGCAGAACAGCGGAAAGACAACGTTCAAACGGACGAGCATTGATCACCTCATGAATGTCTTGGTGTTGTGT ATCTTTGGTTTCCTGGCGCTCATGTGCTCCGTTCTGGCCATTGGCAATGCAATCTGGGAGGTGAGGGAGGGCTCACTGTTCACAGCGTTCCTCCCTAGAGAACAGGGGGTTGACGCCGCTCTCTCggctttcctctctttctggtCTTACGTCATCATCCTCAACACAGTGGTGCCCATTTCTCTCTATGTCAG TGTGGAGATCATCCGTCTGGGGAACAGTTTCTACATAGACTGGGACCGGAAGATGTATTACCCCAAAAATGACACTCCTGCCCAGGCGAGGACCACCACACTCAATGAGGAGCTGGGCCAGATCAAATATATCTTTAGCGACAAGACTGGCACCCTTACGCAGAACATAATGACTTTCAACAAGTGCTCCATCAATGGGAAAGCATATG GGGAGCTGTTTGATTTTTCTGGACAAAGGATGGAAATAACAGAG AAGACACAGAAAGTGGATTTCACCTGGAACCAGCTGGCTGATCCAAAGTTCATCTTTCACGACCACAGCCTGGTGGAGACGGTGAGAGAGGGAAACCTGGCGGCACAGGACTTCTTTCGCTTGCTGGCTCTGTGCCACACTGTCATGcctgaggagaagaaagagg GGGAGCTCTACTATCAGGCTCAGTCTCCTGATGAGGGCGCCCTGGTGACTGCAGCAAGAAACTTTGGGTTTGTGTTCCGCTCACGTACTCCAGAGACCATCACGGTCGTGGAGATGGGAAAACAAGTCACCTATGAGCTTCTGGCTGTTCTGGACTTCAATAATGTGCGCAAGAGGATGTCAGTCATTG TGCGTAACCCTGAGGGCAAGATGACCTTATACTGCAAAGGAGCAGACACCATCATCTATGAAAGACTGCACCCGTCCTGTAACAAGCTGATGGAATTTACCACTGGACACCTCAAT GAGTATGCAGGTGACGGCCTCCGTACACTGGTTCTGGCCTACAAGGATTTGGATGAGAGCTACATGGAGGAGTGGAAACAACGCCACCATGACGCCAGTACTGCCATGGATGATAGAGAGCAGAGACTTGATGAACTTTATGAAGAGATAGAAAAAGACCTGATG CTGTTGGGGGCAACAGCTGTGGAGGACAAGCTGCAGGACGGTGTGCCACAGACCATAGAGCAACTGGCTAAAGCTGACATCAAAATCTGGGTCTTGACTGGGGATAAACAGG AGACAGCGGAGAACATTGGCTATTCCTGCAACATgctgagagaggagatgaaggaggtTTTCATTGTGGCAGCAAATACGGCGGAAGGAGTCAAAGAGGAGCTACA GAATGCAAGAAGGAAAATGTGTCCAGAAGGAGCAGAAGAGCCAATTGTGAGCAAAGCTCGTGCAGGCCTGTTTTGGCTTGAGAAGACAGAGACTGTGCAGGATGAGAAGGTGGATGGAGAATATGGCCTGGTTATAAATGGACACAGTTTG GCCTTTGCACTGGAGAAGGGCTTGCAGCTGGAGCTGCTGAGGACAGCATGTATGTGTCAGACAGTGATTTGCTGCAGGGTCACCCCTCTGCAGAAGGCCCAAGTGGTTCAGCTGGTCAAGAAGTACAAGCAGGCTGTCACTCTGGCCATTGGGGACGGGGCCAACGATGTCAGCATGATCAAGG CTGCTCATATCGGTGTAGGCATCAGTGGTCAGGAGGGCATGCAGGCAGTTCTCTCCAGTGACTACTCCTTCGCCCAGTTCCGTTACCTCCAACGCCTCCTGCTTGTGCACGGTCGCTGGTCCTACCTGCGCATGTGCAAGTTCCTGCGATATTTCTTTTACAAGAACTTCACCTTCACCTTTGTGCATTTCTGGTATGCCTTCTTCTGTGGCTTCTCTGCTCAG ACTGTGTATGATGAGTGGTTCATCACCTTGTACAACCTGGTTTACACAGCTCTTCCTGTCCTGGGCATGAGCCTTTTTGACCAG GATGTGAATGACCGCTGGAGTTTCCAGTATCCTCAGCTCTATTCTCCAGGCCCACTGAATCTATATTTCAATAAGAAAGCCTTTGTGCGCTGCATGATGCACAGCTGCTACAGCTCCCTCGTCCTCTTCTTCATCCCATGGGCTGCCATGCGTGACACGGTCCGAGATGATGGCAAAGATGTTGCAGACTATCAGTCCTTCGCTTTACTGGCGCAGACCTGTCTGCTCGTTGTGATGAACATACAG cTGTGTCTGGACACCCATTACTGGACGGCAGTCAACCAGTTTTTTGTGTGGGGCAGCCTGGCTGCCTACTTTGCCATCACATTTACCATGTACAGCAATGGCATGTTCTTCATCTTCACCTCCTCTTTCCCCTTCATCG GCACTGCAAGAAACTCTTTGAGTCAGCCCAACGTGTGGCTGACCATGTTCCTGACTTCCCTCCTCTGTATTCTGCCTGTGGTGGCTTTCCGCTTCGTTCTCATTCAGCTTTGGCCCACCATCAATGACAAG GTGAGGCATAAGTTGCGAAAGGAGGCGCTGCCAGCTCCAACGCGCCGTATACCTACCAAGCGTATCAGCACCCGGCGGTCGGGCTACGCCTTCTCTCACTCCCAGGGCTATGGTGATCTGGTGACATCTGGAAGATTCCTGATGAAACGACCCCCGAAGACTCGATCGGTCCTGTTCTCCCAAACAGACTCTCCTCTGGATCACAATCAGCCACAGCACTACCACACCATTACAGAGGAGCCACAGGAGCCACGGCGCCATTAG
- the LOC137170968 gene encoding phospholipid-transporting ATPase ID-like isoform X1 has protein sequence MGSVVSYFGELCGRQEKTEEERHLRANDRPFNLSYHYANNAIKTSKYNIFTFLPLNLFEQFRRLANGYFLFLFVLQLIPQISSLSWFTTAVPLILVLSITAVKDASDDINRHKSDNQVNNRRVDVLIDGELKSEKWMNVQVGDIIKLENNQFVTADLLLLSSSEPLNLVYVETAELDGETNLKVKQALTVTGELGDSIDALAGFNGEVRCEPPNNRLDKYKGTLSLNGQTYALDNDKVLLRGCTLRNTDWCFGLVVFGGPDTKLMQNSGKTTFKRTSIDHLMNVLVLCIFGFLALMCSVLAIGNAIWEVREGSLFTAFLPREQGVDAALSAFLSFWSYVIILNTVVPISLYVSVEIIRLGNSFYIDWDRKMYYPKNDTPAQARTTTLNEELGQIKYIFSDKTGTLTQNIMTFNKCSINGKAYGELFDFSGQRMEITEKTQKVDFTWNQLADPKFIFHDHSLVETVREGNLAAQDFFRLLALCHTVMPEEKKEGELYYQAQSPDEGALVTAARNFGFVFRSRTPETITVVEMGKQVTYELLAVLDFNNVRKRMSVIVRNPEGKMTLYCKGADTIIYERLHPSCNKLMEFTTGHLNEYAGDGLRTLVLAYKDLDESYMEEWKQRHHDASTAMDDREQRLDELYEEIEKDLMLLGATAVEDKLQDGVPQTIEQLAKADIKIWVLTGDKQETAENIGYSCNMLREEMKEVFIVAANTAEGVKEELQNARRKMCPEGAEEPIVSKARAGLFWLEKTETVQDEKVDGEYGLVINGHSLAFALEKGLQLELLRTACMCQTVICCRVTPLQKAQVVQLVKKYKQAVTLAIGDGANDVSMIKAAHIGVGISGQEGMQAVLSSDYSFAQFRYLQRLLLVHGRWSYLRMCKFLRYFFYKNFTFTFVHFWYAFFCGFSAQTVYDEWFITLYNLVYTALPVLGMSLFDQDVNDRWSFQYPQLYSPGPLNLYFNKKAFVRCMMHSCYSSLVLFFIPWAAMRDTVRDDGKDVADYQSFALLAQTCLLVVMNIQLCLDTHYWTAVNQFFVWGSLAAYFAITFTMYSNGMFFIFTSSFPFIGTARNSLSQPNVWLTMFLTSLLCILPVVAFRFVLIQLWPTINDKVRHKLRKEALPAPTRRIPTKRISTRRSGYAFSHSQGYGDLVTSGRFLMKRPPKTRSVLFSQTDSPLDHNQPQHYHTITEEPQEPRRH, from the exons ATGGGGTCAGTAGTGTCATACTTTGGCGAATTGTGTGGGAGGCAGGAAAAGACAG aggaggagagacactTGCGAGCTAATGACAGACCTTTCAACCTGTCTTATCACTATGCT AATAATGCCATCAAGACCTCCAAATACAATATTTTCACCTTCCTGCCACTTAACCTCTTTGAGCAATTCCGGAGGCTTGCCAACGGctacttcctcttcctctttgtccttcag CTAATCCCACaaatctcctctctctcctggtTCACCACGGCTGTCCCTCTGATTCTGGTGCTGTCTATAACAGCGGTCAAGGACGCCAGCGATGACATA AACAGACACAAAAGCGACAATCAAGTGAATAACCGGAGAGTGGATGTCCTCATCGATGGAGA actgaaaagtgaaaaatggaTGAATGTTCAGGTTGGAGACATAATCAAACTGGAGAATAATCAGTTTGTCACA GCAGATCTTCTGTTGCTGTCAAGCAGTGAGCCTCTCAATCTGGTCTACGTAGAAACTGCTGAATTAGATGG TGAAACCAATCTGAAGGTGAAACAGGCTCTGACTGTAACTGGAGAGTTGGGAGACAGCATTGATGCACTGGCTGGCTTCAATG gtgaAGTGCGATGTGAGCCTCCCAACAACCGTCTGGACAAGTACAAAGGGACCCTATCTCTGAACGGACAGACGTATGCTTTGGACAACGACAAGGTGCTGCTGCGAGGATGTACTCTGAGGAACACAGACTGGTGCTTCGGTCTGGTTGTGTTTGGAG GTCCTGACACCAAGCTGATGCAGAACAGCGGAAAGACAACGTTCAAACGGACGAGCATTGATCACCTCATGAATGTCTTGGTGTTGTGT ATCTTTGGTTTCCTGGCGCTCATGTGCTCCGTTCTGGCCATTGGCAATGCAATCTGGGAGGTGAGGGAGGGCTCACTGTTCACAGCGTTCCTCCCTAGAGAACAGGGGGTTGACGCCGCTCTCTCggctttcctctctttctggtCTTACGTCATCATCCTCAACACAGTGGTGCCCATTTCTCTCTATGTCAG TGTGGAGATCATCCGTCTGGGGAACAGTTTCTACATAGACTGGGACCGGAAGATGTATTACCCCAAAAATGACACTCCTGCCCAGGCGAGGACCACCACACTCAATGAGGAGCTGGGCCAGATCAAATATATCTTTAGCGACAAGACTGGCACCCTTACGCAGAACATAATGACTTTCAACAAGTGCTCCATCAATGGGAAAGCATATG GGGAGCTGTTTGATTTTTCTGGACAAAGGATGGAAATAACAGAG AAGACACAGAAAGTGGATTTCACCTGGAACCAGCTGGCTGATCCAAAGTTCATCTTTCACGACCACAGCCTGGTGGAGACGGTGAGAGAGGGAAACCTGGCGGCACAGGACTTCTTTCGCTTGCTGGCTCTGTGCCACACTGTCATGcctgaggagaagaaagagg GGGAGCTCTACTATCAGGCTCAGTCTCCTGATGAGGGCGCCCTGGTGACTGCAGCAAGAAACTTTGGGTTTGTGTTCCGCTCACGTACTCCAGAGACCATCACGGTCGTGGAGATGGGAAAACAAGTCACCTATGAGCTTCTGGCTGTTCTGGACTTCAATAATGTGCGCAAGAGGATGTCAGTCATTG TGCGTAACCCTGAGGGCAAGATGACCTTATACTGCAAAGGAGCAGACACCATCATCTATGAAAGACTGCACCCGTCCTGTAACAAGCTGATGGAATTTACCACTGGACACCTCAAT GAGTATGCAGGTGACGGCCTCCGTACACTGGTTCTGGCCTACAAGGATTTGGATGAGAGCTACATGGAGGAGTGGAAACAACGCCACCATGACGCCAGTACTGCCATGGATGATAGAGAGCAGAGACTTGATGAACTTTATGAAGAGATAGAAAAAGACCTGATG CTGTTGGGGGCAACAGCTGTGGAGGACAAGCTGCAGGACGGTGTGCCACAGACCATAGAGCAACTGGCTAAAGCTGACATCAAAATCTGGGTCTTGACTGGGGATAAACAGG AGACAGCGGAGAACATTGGCTATTCCTGCAACATgctgagagaggagatgaaggaggtTTTCATTGTGGCAGCAAATACGGCGGAAGGAGTCAAAGAGGAGCTACA GAATGCAAGAAGGAAAATGTGTCCAGAAGGAGCAGAAGAGCCAATTGTGAGCAAAGCTCGTGCAGGCCTGTTTTGGCTTGAGAAGACAGAGACTGTGCAGGATGAGAAGGTGGATGGAGAATATGGCCTGGTTATAAATGGACACAGTTTG GCCTTTGCACTGGAGAAGGGCTTGCAGCTGGAGCTGCTGAGGACAGCATGTATGTGTCAGACAGTGATTTGCTGCAGGGTCACCCCTCTGCAGAAGGCCCAAGTGGTTCAGCTGGTCAAGAAGTACAAGCAGGCTGTCACTCTGGCCATTGGGGACGGGGCCAACGATGTCAGCATGATCAAGG CTGCTCATATCGGTGTAGGCATCAGTGGTCAGGAGGGCATGCAGGCAGTTCTCTCCAGTGACTACTCCTTCGCCCAGTTCCGTTACCTCCAACGCCTCCTGCTTGTGCACGGTCGCTGGTCCTACCTGCGCATGTGCAAGTTCCTGCGATATTTCTTTTACAAGAACTTCACCTTCACCTTTGTGCATTTCTGGTATGCCTTCTTCTGTGGCTTCTCTGCTCAG ACTGTGTATGATGAGTGGTTCATCACCTTGTACAACCTGGTTTACACAGCTCTTCCTGTCCTGGGCATGAGCCTTTTTGACCAG GATGTGAATGACCGCTGGAGTTTCCAGTATCCTCAGCTCTATTCTCCAGGCCCACTGAATCTATATTTCAATAAGAAAGCCTTTGTGCGCTGCATGATGCACAGCTGCTACAGCTCCCTCGTCCTCTTCTTCATCCCATGGGCTGCCATGCGTGACACGGTCCGAGATGATGGCAAAGATGTTGCAGACTATCAGTCCTTCGCTTTACTGGCGCAGACCTGTCTGCTCGTTGTGATGAACATACAG cTGTGTCTGGACACCCATTACTGGACGGCAGTCAACCAGTTTTTTGTGTGGGGCAGCCTGGCTGCCTACTTTGCCATCACATTTACCATGTACAGCAATGGCATGTTCTTCATCTTCACCTCCTCTTTCCCCTTCATCG GCACTGCAAGAAACTCTTTGAGTCAGCCCAACGTGTGGCTGACCATGTTCCTGACTTCCCTCCTCTGTATTCTGCCTGTGGTGGCTTTCCGCTTCGTTCTCATTCAGCTTTGGCCCACCATCAATGACAAG GTGAGGCATAAGTTGCGAAAGGAGGCGCTGCCAGCTCCAACGCGCCGTATACCTACCAAGCGTATCAGCACCCGGCGGTCGGGCTACGCCTTCTCTCACTCCCAGGGCTATGGTGATCTGGTGACATCTGGAAGATTCCTGATGAAACGACCCCCGAAGACTCGATCGGTCCTGTTCTCCCAAACAGACTCTCCTCTGGATCACAATCAGCCACAGCACTACCACACCATTACAGAGGAGCCACAGGAGCCACGGCGCCATTAG